In Shewanella sp. VB17, a single genomic region encodes these proteins:
- the dksA gene encoding RNA polymerase-binding protein DksA: MPEGTKKLGVLAIAGVEAYQEKPGEEYMNTDQLSHFRTILDAWRNQLREEVDRTLNHMQDEAANFPDPVDRAAQEEEFSLELRARDRERKLIKKIEKTIQKIDDDDFGFCDSCGIEIGIRRLEARPTADQCIDCKTLAEIKEKQMAG; the protein is encoded by the coding sequence ATGCCAGAAGGCACTAAAAAACTTGGCGTGCTCGCTATCGCAGGTGTAGAAGCTTATCAGGAAAAACCTGGTGAGGAGTACATGAACACCGATCAGCTGAGCCACTTTAGAACAATTCTGGATGCTTGGCGAAACCAATTGCGTGAAGAGGTAGACCGTACTCTTAATCACATGCAAGATGAAGCAGCAAACTTCCCTGATCCTGTCGACCGTGCAGCGCAAGAGGAAGAATTTAGTCTTGAACTTCGTGCGCGTGATAGAGAACGTAAACTGATTAAAAAGATCGAAAAAACAATTCAGAAAATAGATGATGATGATTTCGGATTCTGTGATTCTTGCGGTATCGAAATTGGTATTCGTCGTCTCGAAGCTCGTCCAACAGCCGATCAATGCATTGACTGTAAGACACTGGCTGAGATAAAAGAAAAACAGATGGCTGGTTAA
- the sfsA gene encoding DNA/RNA nuclease SfsA has protein sequence MQFTPPLEQGILIKRYKRFLTDIRLADGSEVTIHCPNTGSMKNCLFEGQKVWFSHSDNPKRKYARTWEQAQSDTGDIIGINTGRANQLAEDAIKSGVITELQGYDNLKREVKYGLENSRIDILLSDDNGKHKKPKPLCYIEVKSCTLLEGEQGYFPDSVTTRGQKHLRELIEMVSLGYRAVLLFVIQHTGISSVKAAKHIDPDYAQRLTQAHQAGVEILAYYTEMSPNQAFLLKSCPVNF, from the coding sequence ATGCAATTTACTCCCCCGCTAGAACAAGGCATTTTGATCAAACGCTACAAGCGTTTTCTCACCGATATACGTCTGGCCGACGGCAGTGAAGTCACCATCCACTGCCCCAACACTGGGTCCATGAAAAACTGCCTTTTTGAAGGCCAAAAAGTGTGGTTTTCACACTCTGATAACCCTAAACGAAAATACGCTAGAACATGGGAACAAGCTCAGTCTGATACAGGAGATATAATAGGCATCAATACTGGTCGTGCAAATCAACTAGCAGAAGATGCCATAAAATCTGGAGTCATCACAGAACTTCAAGGCTATGACAACCTCAAGCGAGAAGTCAAATATGGGCTTGAAAATAGTCGCATCGATATTTTACTCAGCGATGATAATGGCAAACATAAAAAACCTAAACCTCTATGCTACATTGAAGTAAAAAGTTGTACCTTACTGGAAGGTGAGCAAGGTTATTTTCCCGATTCTGTCACCACTCGTGGACAGAAGCATTTACGGGAACTCATAGAAATGGTCTCATTAGGGTATCGTGCAGTCTTATTATTTGTGATCCAACATACAGGAATAAGCTCGGTCAAAGCAGCAAAACACATCGATCCTGATTATGCACAACGACTCACACAGGCACATCAAGCAGGTGTAGAAATATTAGCTTATTATACAGAAATGTCGCCAAATCAGGCTTTCTTGCTTAAATCATGCCCTGTCAACTTCTAA
- the pepB gene encoding aminopeptidase PepB, with the protein MTDLMVLTLTKKAPAAHWGNADVTFENNQAVIHLKEGDQLRQIQQAARKLRSQGLMKLSLEGERWDLDSQWSLAQGFATAKSMPEIIWTGDEATQIALTHRLSSASFARYLVNETPENLAPVKLAILAAHWLSELGGDKVSYRIIEGDQLLEENWQGIHAVGRGSARPPAMLELDYNPLEGDASVSVALVGKGITFDSGGYSIKPSEGMLGMKCDMGGAATVTAALGLAIKQGLNKRIKLFLCCAENLISGNAYKLGDIITYKNGVTVEVVNTDAEGRLVLADGLQAACETGAKLVIDAATLTGAAVMAVGTNYNAIFSPKSEVLLKAQTKAAEVGERVWPLPLESWHRDMCPSAYADTANSRAMKGGGAGGASNAAGFLWRFVSPEVNWLHMDLASAFADQPNSLWAAGGTTHGMLTITALLQDS; encoded by the coding sequence ATGACTGATTTAATGGTATTAACGCTTACGAAAAAGGCGCCAGCAGCTCACTGGGGCAATGCAGATGTCACTTTTGAAAATAATCAAGCTGTGATACATCTTAAAGAAGGTGATCAACTGCGTCAAATTCAACAAGCCGCACGTAAGCTAAGAAGCCAAGGGTTAATGAAATTGTCTTTAGAGGGTGAACGATGGGATTTGGATTCTCAATGGTCACTAGCGCAAGGGTTTGCGACCGCGAAATCTATGCCTGAAATTATCTGGACAGGAGATGAGGCGACTCAGATAGCGTTGACTCATCGCTTATCAAGTGCAAGTTTTGCCCGCTATTTAGTCAATGAAACTCCTGAAAACCTTGCACCAGTTAAACTGGCAATTTTAGCAGCACACTGGTTGTCAGAGTTAGGTGGTGACAAGGTGAGTTATCGTATTATTGAAGGGGATCAGCTCTTAGAGGAGAACTGGCAGGGTATTCATGCGGTAGGCCGTGGTAGTGCACGGCCACCAGCGATGTTAGAACTTGATTATAATCCTTTGGAGGGTGATGCCTCTGTATCTGTTGCACTTGTGGGTAAAGGCATTACGTTTGACTCTGGTGGTTACAGTATTAAACCATCAGAAGGTATGTTAGGCATGAAGTGTGATATGGGCGGTGCGGCAACGGTTACTGCGGCCCTTGGTTTAGCGATTAAACAAGGGCTGAATAAACGCATTAAGCTGTTTCTGTGTTGCGCAGAAAATTTAATCAGTGGTAACGCTTATAAACTGGGTGACATCATCACTTACAAAAATGGGGTGACAGTAGAAGTGGTCAACACAGATGCAGAGGGGCGTTTGGTGTTAGCTGATGGTTTGCAAGCTGCATGTGAAACGGGGGCGAAATTGGTCATTGATGCCGCGACCTTAACGGGCGCGGCTGTGATGGCAGTCGGCACCAATTACAATGCTATTTTCTCTCCTAAGAGTGAAGTGTTGCTTAAAGCTCAGACTAAAGCCGCAGAGGTGGGTGAACGGGTGTGGCCACTGCCTTTAGAGTCTTGGCATCGAGATATGTGCCCATCTGCCTATGCCGATACGGCTAACAGTCGTGCAATGAAAGGCGGTGGTGCGGGTGGTGCTTCTAACGCAGCGGGGTTTTTATGGCGTTTTGTTTCACCGGAGGTGAATTGGTTGCATATGGATTTGGCATCGGCCTTTGCCGATCAACCCAATTCGCTTTGGGCCGCGGGTGGGACGACCCATGGTATGCTTACCATCACAGCGTTATTGCAAGATTCTTAA
- a CDS encoding polynucleotide adenylyltransferase PcnB, with translation MSENAIKVLYRLHKSGFKAYLVGGGVRDILLGFQPKDFDVVTNATPEEIKHLFRNCRLVGRRFRLAHIVFGRDVIEVATLRGHHVDNEEKISKTNAEGRLLRDNVYGSIDEDAERRDFTVNALYYDISDFSIHSYGGGLEDLHSRTIRMIGDPNTRYREDPVRMLRAVRFATKLGMTVEKETAAPIYQLAPLLKDIPAARMYEEVLKLFFNGQAENNFTMMREFGLFQPLFPLVDSLLVEDPKGSANKMLQVIMKNTDARVNAEKTVTPAFFYAAILWYPLTQRADDIAVESGLSLYDAYYAAMGDVMEQQCRTISLPRRFSTPAKDIWQLQLRFDRNQGTRAFKFIENPKFRAAYDLLLLRADAEGGSVAKSASWWKSFVEAGEEQRSVIARSNNKGSNNRHPNPRKRRRPANKIAKPEE, from the coding sequence ATGAGCGAAAATGCCATAAAGGTACTTTACCGACTGCATAAGTCAGGTTTTAAGGCTTATCTAGTCGGTGGAGGCGTGCGAGATATTTTACTTGGGTTTCAACCTAAAGATTTTGATGTGGTGACCAACGCAACACCCGAGGAAATAAAACACCTGTTTCGTAACTGTAGGCTTGTTGGCAGACGCTTTCGTTTAGCACACATCGTTTTTGGACGTGATGTTATCGAAGTGGCGACACTGCGTGGTCACCATGTTGATAACGAAGAAAAGATTTCCAAAACCAATGCCGAAGGCCGTCTTCTACGTGATAATGTGTATGGCAGCATAGATGAAGATGCCGAGCGTCGTGATTTCACTGTTAACGCCCTCTACTACGATATCAGCGATTTTTCTATTCACAGTTATGGCGGTGGCTTAGAAGATCTTCATTCTCGTACAATTAGAATGATTGGCGATCCTAATACCCGTTATCGTGAAGATCCAGTCCGTATGCTTAGAGCTGTTCGGTTCGCCACTAAACTTGGTATGACCGTTGAAAAAGAAACCGCAGCGCCTATTTACCAGCTTGCTCCATTATTAAAAGACATCCCTGCTGCACGTATGTATGAAGAAGTGCTGAAACTTTTCTTCAATGGGCAAGCAGAAAACAATTTTACCATGATGCGTGAATTTGGATTATTTCAACCGCTATTCCCATTAGTAGACTCACTCCTTGTCGAAGATCCTAAAGGCTCCGCAAACAAGATGCTACAAGTCATCATGAAAAATACTGATGCTAGAGTCAATGCAGAAAAAACAGTGACACCTGCTTTTTTCTATGCCGCGATTTTGTGGTATCCGCTGACTCAACGGGCGGACGATATCGCTGTTGAAAGTGGGCTGAGCCTATATGATGCTTATTATGCTGCTATGGGAGATGTTATGGAACAACAATGCCGTACTATTAGTCTCCCACGCCGTTTCAGTACGCCCGCAAAAGATATTTGGCAACTGCAATTGCGTTTTGATCGTAATCAGGGCACTCGAGCATTTAAGTTTATAGAGAACCCTAAGTTCCGCGCAGCTTACGATTTACTATTATTAAGAGCTGATGCAGAAGGCGGTTCTGTTGCAAAGTCTGCCTCTTGGTGGAAAAGTTTTGTCGAAGCAGGTGAAGAGCAGCGTAGTGTCATCGCTCGCTCAAATAATAAAGGTAGCAATAATCGGCATCCTAACCCACGTAAGCGCCGTAGACCAGCAAATAAAATTGCCAAGCCTGAAGAATAA
- the hrpB gene encoding ATP-dependent helicase HrpB, with translation MRYAPLELLPVLSLLTPLREAFSLHNQVILEAPTGAGKSTALPLAMLDWGEIKGKILMLEPRRVAARNVAHYIASQRGCKVGEEVGFRVRGESRSQVSTRLEIVTEGILTRMIQHDPELNGIEMIIFDEIHERHLTTDLGLALALEIQESLRENLKILAMSATLSGLPLSQIMPEAILLKSEGRSFPVELGYKALPSVQHHRSSYQWVEHMGRCIVDMLADDSQLTQYSKGSLLAFLPGQGEIMKLQAFLTTRLDLSQFSICPLYGSLPPKDQDRAIAAAVDGKRKLVLSTNVAESSLTIEGVTMVVDSGYKRQASFNAKTGATRLSLKRISQASAEQRCGRAGRLAPGYCLRMWSQEEQGRLLKADEPEILHADLVPMVLDCAYWGVKSLSELPLLTPASKANEKAAWNLLELLDIIDKKRKITQHGRQAYTLGCHPRLAHMLLKAKYLSQGSGAKELIGLACILAGIVESRTRGRHGIDIVGYLREAIQGESGLQIRQWMKRLKVNVELSACIAHASNDDIAFLLALAFPDRVAKNRGVSGYLLANGTGVSLPEHDALSSVDWLVVADFQENAGKSSGRVYLAAQIDAEAFKQRLAFLVCQQSHCGWDEVKGRFYAEIQQRIGEIVLSKSAVSKPDPEQIKSAIIEQIHHKGLGLLRMDEKVVQLQNRLQLASKLDTEYHWPDISDDGLTDTLEDWLGPYLTDVRSLSQLKSLDCYTLLLNRLNWSEQQRLDKQFPCYWAMATGTQAKVTYDGERALLSVRLQEALGMAQSPILANGKLTVIMELLSPARRPLALTADLSSFWQGPYVEVKKEMKGRYPKHLWPDDPANTLPTRFTKKKTLNNKG, from the coding sequence ATGAGATACGCCCCCTTGGAACTGTTACCTGTACTTAGCCTGCTTACACCATTAAGAGAGGCGTTTAGTCTACACAATCAAGTCATATTAGAGGCGCCTACAGGTGCAGGAAAGTCCACAGCTCTTCCTTTAGCTATGCTGGATTGGGGCGAGATTAAGGGCAAAATCTTGATGTTAGAGCCCAGACGAGTTGCTGCTAGGAACGTTGCCCATTATATTGCCAGCCAACGAGGTTGCAAAGTGGGTGAAGAGGTGGGTTTTCGGGTTCGTGGTGAGTCTCGTAGTCAAGTATCGACTCGTTTAGAGATCGTCACCGAAGGTATTTTAACGCGAATGATCCAGCATGATCCTGAGTTAAATGGGATCGAGATGATTATTTTCGATGAGATCCATGAGCGGCATTTAACCACTGATCTTGGTTTAGCTTTAGCGTTGGAAATCCAGGAGTCGTTGCGAGAAAACCTTAAGATTTTGGCGATGTCAGCAACCCTCTCTGGTTTACCTTTAAGCCAGATTATGCCTGAGGCTATTTTGCTCAAAAGTGAGGGACGTAGCTTTCCTGTTGAATTAGGGTATAAGGCACTTCCTTCTGTACAGCACCATCGCTCATCGTATCAATGGGTTGAGCATATGGGCAGGTGCATCGTCGATATGCTTGCAGATGACAGTCAGCTAACTCAATATTCCAAAGGTTCTTTGCTTGCCTTTCTTCCTGGTCAAGGTGAGATCATGAAGTTGCAAGCATTTTTAACCACTCGCCTCGATCTCAGTCAATTTTCTATCTGCCCACTTTATGGCAGTTTACCCCCTAAAGACCAAGACAGAGCGATTGCCGCGGCGGTTGATGGCAAACGTAAATTGGTGTTGTCAACCAATGTTGCTGAGTCGAGCTTGACAATAGAAGGGGTCACTATGGTGGTTGATTCAGGTTATAAGCGTCAGGCCAGCTTTAATGCCAAAACTGGCGCGACTCGCTTATCGCTGAAGCGCATAAGTCAGGCCTCTGCGGAGCAACGTTGTGGCCGTGCTGGTCGTTTGGCGCCGGGTTATTGCCTACGTATGTGGAGTCAGGAGGAGCAAGGACGATTACTTAAAGCTGATGAGCCGGAAATACTGCATGCTGATCTTGTCCCTATGGTGCTCGATTGCGCTTATTGGGGAGTTAAATCGCTCAGTGAATTACCCTTGCTCACACCAGCGTCTAAAGCGAATGAAAAGGCAGCTTGGAATTTGCTTGAACTACTTGATATTATAGATAAAAAAAGAAAGATAACTCAACATGGACGTCAGGCTTACACACTTGGCTGCCACCCTAGATTGGCACATATGTTACTCAAGGCTAAATACCTTTCTCAGGGTTCTGGGGCAAAGGAGCTTATCGGCCTTGCTTGTATTCTGGCTGGCATAGTGGAGTCTCGGACCCGTGGTCGTCATGGTATCGATATTGTTGGTTACTTGAGGGAGGCTATTCAAGGTGAGTCGGGTCTGCAGATCAGGCAGTGGATGAAGAGACTTAAAGTCAATGTTGAGCTATCCGCATGTATTGCACATGCTTCCAATGATGATATTGCTTTTTTACTTGCGCTTGCATTCCCAGATAGAGTGGCTAAAAACCGGGGTGTTTCGGGGTACTTACTCGCTAATGGTACCGGGGTGAGCTTACCAGAACATGATGCTTTATCTTCGGTAGATTGGCTGGTGGTGGCTGACTTTCAGGAAAATGCAGGCAAAAGCAGTGGACGAGTGTATTTGGCAGCTCAAATCGATGCCGAGGCATTTAAACAGAGATTAGCGTTTTTGGTTTGTCAGCAGTCGCACTGTGGGTGGGACGAGGTTAAGGGACGTTTTTACGCTGAAATTCAACAGCGTATAGGTGAGATAGTATTAAGTAAATCCGCTGTAAGTAAGCCAGATCCTGAGCAAATTAAATCGGCTATTATTGAGCAAATTCACCATAAAGGTCTTGGCCTATTAAGGATGGATGAGAAGGTTGTACAATTACAAAATCGACTTCAATTAGCATCGAAACTCGATACTGAATATCACTGGCCGGATATCAGCGATGATGGCCTTACCGATACTCTAGAAGATTGGCTAGGTCCTTATTTAACTGATGTCAGAAGCTTGTCACAATTGAAGTCGCTAGACTGTTATACTCTGCTGCTAAATCGGCTCAACTGGAGTGAGCAGCAGCGTCTTGATAAGCAATTTCCTTGTTATTGGGCTATGGCGACAGGGACTCAAGCAAAGGTAACTTATGACGGAGAGCGAGCTTTGTTGAGTGTGCGCCTTCAGGAGGCGTTAGGTATGGCGCAAAGTCCCATTTTGGCTAATGGTAAGTTAACCGTTATCATGGAACTACTTTCCCCTGCTCGTCGGCCTCTGGCATTGACTGCCGATTTATCCAGTTTCTGGCAAGGACCTTATGTTGAGGTAAAAAAGGAGATGAAAGGTCGGTACCCTAAGCACCTTTGGCCTGATGATCCAGCGAATACCTTGCCGACTCGATTTACCAAGAAAAAAACGCTAAATAATAAAGGCTAG
- the panB gene encoding 3-methyl-2-oxobutanoate hydroxymethyltransferase, with translation MSKITSFSLLECKREGKKFTALTAYDASFANAFDSEGIDVLLVGDSMGMVLQGHDDTLPVSIADIAYHTRCVRRGVKRSLLIADMPFMSYATIEQAMTNAAILMQAGANMVKVEGGHWLLETVTKLTERGIPVCAHLGLTPQSVHLFGGFKIQGRDDDNAQRILTEAKALEAAGVQLLVVECIPAQLAKTISETLTIPVIGIGAGADTDGQILVMHDVLGISSGYIPRFSKNYLKQTGEIHEAIRAYKDEVEKGIFPSSEHTFN, from the coding sequence ATGTCTAAGATAACTAGCTTTAGCCTACTTGAATGTAAACGAGAAGGTAAAAAATTCACCGCACTGACGGCCTACGATGCCAGTTTTGCCAATGCATTCGACAGTGAGGGAATTGATGTTCTGCTCGTAGGTGATTCTATGGGGATGGTGCTACAAGGCCATGACGATACACTCCCCGTATCGATAGCCGATATTGCTTATCATACTCGCTGTGTACGTCGTGGCGTTAAGCGTTCATTGCTTATCGCGGATATGCCATTTATGAGCTACGCAACAATAGAACAAGCAATGACGAATGCAGCCATACTGATGCAAGCTGGTGCAAACATGGTTAAAGTTGAAGGCGGTCACTGGTTACTTGAAACCGTCACTAAACTCACTGAGCGAGGTATTCCTGTTTGCGCTCATTTAGGCTTAACACCTCAATCTGTACATCTTTTTGGTGGATTTAAAATTCAAGGCCGTGATGATGATAATGCCCAGCGAATTCTCACAGAAGCCAAAGCATTAGAAGCGGCAGGCGTACAGCTACTTGTTGTCGAATGTATTCCAGCACAACTCGCAAAGACCATCAGTGAAACACTCACAATACCCGTCATTGGAATAGGTGCAGGTGCTGACACGGATGGACAAATATTAGTGATGCACGATGTCCTCGGTATTTCTAGTGGCTATATCCCTCGTTTTTCCAAAAACTATCTTAAGCAAACCGGTGAGATCCATGAGGCTATTCGTGCTTATAAAGATGAAGTTGAAAAAGGGATTTTCCCCAGTAGTGAACACACATTTAATTAA
- the folK gene encoding 2-amino-4-hydroxy-6-hydroxymethyldihydropteridine diphosphokinase — protein sequence MAKVFVALGANLTDPVAQLDNACQALAELAMVNQIDGLTSLNISPYYRSTPMGEIKQPDYVNAVVYFETKLTPIALLDALQKIENEQGRVRQERWGPRTLDLDILLYDKKVISSTRLVLPHYGMKQRSFVLIPLADIAPTLILPCSTPLSQFINSELAAELEQIVR from the coding sequence ATGGCTAAGGTTTTTGTCGCACTAGGGGCAAACCTCACAGATCCTGTCGCTCAGCTAGACAATGCTTGCCAGGCCCTAGCTGAGTTGGCAATGGTTAATCAAATTGACGGGTTAACCTCGCTTAATATCTCCCCCTATTACCGTTCAACGCCTATGGGCGAGATAAAACAACCTGACTATGTCAATGCTGTTGTCTATTTCGAAACAAAGCTGACTCCTATCGCTCTGCTTGATGCGTTACAAAAGATAGAGAATGAACAGGGACGTGTGAGACAAGAACGTTGGGGCCCGCGCACCTTAGATCTCGATATATTGTTATATGATAAGAAAGTCATCAGCTCAACCAGACTCGTTCTGCCTCACTACGGTATGAAGCAGCGTAGCTTTGTGTTGATCCCTTTAGCTGATATCGCCCCAACGCTCATATTGCCCTGCTCAACACCACTGAGCCAATTCATCAATAGCGAATTAGCAGCAGAATTAGAACAAATCGTCAGATAA
- the panC gene encoding pantoate--beta-alanine ligase codes for MITTQNINQVRAQILAWRVKGESIAFVPTMGNLHLGHMTLINEAMKHADHVVSSIFVNPMQFGATEDLSAYPRTLEADKLALSQAGVELLFTPTSETIYPKGMQQQSYVEVPEIGDQLCGASRPGHFRGVATIVCKLFNIVTPDIALFGRKDFQQLMIIKAMVDDLSMPIEIMGIETIREASGLAMSSRNGYLTSEQKNQAAQLKTTIDKLCLAIKKGQSAPLAIKNAQQALITAGFTPDYIELRSTKDLSQVTDNHSELVILAAAYIGDTRLIDNLCFIR; via the coding sequence ATGATCACCACTCAAAACATCAATCAAGTTCGTGCTCAAATACTCGCGTGGCGTGTAAAAGGCGAATCTATTGCCTTCGTACCTACTATGGGTAATCTTCATTTAGGTCATATGACCCTAATTAACGAAGCGATGAAACATGCCGATCATGTTGTCTCCTCTATCTTTGTCAATCCAATGCAATTTGGAGCCACTGAAGATCTCAGCGCCTACCCTAGAACATTAGAAGCTGACAAACTGGCGTTAAGTCAAGCGGGTGTCGAGTTATTATTTACCCCAACATCAGAAACCATTTATCCCAAAGGAATGCAGCAGCAAAGCTATGTCGAAGTACCTGAGATAGGTGATCAACTTTGCGGTGCCAGTCGACCAGGACACTTTCGTGGTGTCGCTACGATCGTCTGCAAACTGTTTAACATTGTCACACCGGATATCGCATTATTTGGTCGTAAAGACTTTCAACAATTAATGATCATTAAAGCCATGGTTGACGATCTTTCTATGCCGATTGAAATCATGGGGATAGAGACTATACGTGAAGCTTCAGGCTTAGCCATGAGCTCACGTAATGGTTACTTGACAAGTGAACAAAAAAACCAAGCTGCACAACTAAAAACAACCATAGATAAACTTTGCCTAGCCATTAAAAAAGGTCAGTCTGCACCGCTAGCTATCAAGAACGCTCAACAAGCACTTATCACTGCCGGCTTTACACCTGATTATATAGAACTTCGCAGCACAAAAGACCTATCACAGGTAACAGATAACCACAGCGAGCTTGTTATACTCGCAGCGGCTTATATCGGGGACACTCGTCTTATCGACAACCTATGCTTTATACGTTGA
- the gluQRS gene encoding tRNA glutamyl-Q(34) synthetase GluQRS — translation MQTPYVGRFAPSPSGPLHFGSLVAALGSYLRARSQGGKWLVRIEDIDPPRETADAANKILHTLTAYGLEWDEEILYQSHRVDAYQDKINQLLTQDKAYYCQCSRKQIQAMGGSYDGRCGRLKTPPRKGAIRIRNSIAIDHFQDQHMGKISTDTTFAGEDFIIKRSDGLYAYQLAVVMDDAYQGITEVVRGCDLLNPTCRQASLFNLFEYPTPLWLHLPLVCHAPGMKLSKQNHAQALDTRQPQSSLNAALAFLGQPMIQKHTDIRIMLAQAVIQFDLKAIPKHAEIILSN, via the coding sequence ATGCAAACCCCCTATGTCGGGCGTTTCGCTCCTTCTCCATCAGGCCCCTTGCATTTTGGATCATTAGTGGCTGCATTAGGGAGCTATCTTAGGGCTCGCTCTCAAGGGGGAAAATGGTTAGTGCGCATCGAAGATATCGATCCGCCAAGAGAAACTGCCGATGCTGCCAATAAAATACTGCATACATTAACCGCTTATGGCTTGGAATGGGATGAAGAAATTTTATATCAAAGTCACCGAGTCGATGCCTATCAAGATAAAATTAACCAGCTACTTACTCAGGATAAAGCCTACTACTGTCAATGCTCTCGCAAGCAAATTCAAGCCATGGGCGGCTCTTATGATGGCCGCTGCGGCCGATTAAAGACCCCACCTAGAAAGGGCGCTATTAGGATCAGAAATTCGATAGCCATCGATCATTTTCAAGATCAACATATGGGTAAAATTAGTACTGATACCACTTTTGCTGGTGAAGATTTTATTATCAAACGAAGTGATGGTCTCTACGCTTATCAACTTGCCGTTGTGATGGATGATGCTTACCAAGGGATCACAGAGGTGGTACGTGGTTGCGATTTACTCAATCCAACCTGTCGACAAGCCAGCCTATTTAATTTATTTGAATATCCGACACCTCTGTGGTTACACCTACCTTTAGTCTGCCATGCACCGGGAATGAAGCTCTCTAAGCAAAATCACGCACAGGCTCTTGATACTCGGCAACCGCAATCAAGCCTCAATGCTGCGCTCGCTTTTCTAGGCCAACCAATGATCCAAAAACACACTGACATTCGTATTATGCTGGCTCAGGCGGTGATTCAATTTGATCTAAAAGCAATCCCTAAACACGCTGAAATCATCCTATCGAATTAA